gacataaataataataattgacaTTAATTGCAATATCAGTTGTGGGTGAAAATTGTGTGTAGTCAGAAAGCTCTGGTCTTGCATGTTGGCTTGTTTATCTTTTGTGTGTACTGCAAGTTCCTCTGTGACTTTTGATGAGAACAGAAACTGACTGATCAGTGATCTTGAAGCTGGGGCTTTAATTATTAACActgacttgtttatttttctctaccACTATGCTTTATCTTCTTTTAATACACGAAAAAATAAGGTTATTTCTGCCCTGGACAAGAAATGCAAGGAATCCTAATAGTAGCAAGTAATTGTAGGAATTAtatggtgggttttgtttgtttgtttgttagtttgtttgtttcccccaCTTTATCATTGTAAGTTCATTCACAGCCACTACAAGAAGTGATAAATTTTGGCAAAGGAAAACTTTCCTATACAACATTTCCTGTAATGTTCTGGCAGATTTTCCcttactcaaaaataaaataaataaataaacattaagtCTGCATTAATAACAGTTATGCTGCCCCATGTGGgcatttcctttccattactGACACGTGAAGAATAAGCTAAAGAATACGAAAGCAACCCACTGAGGATTTCCTTAATGAGAAAAATGGCTTTGGAGCCATACTGGTTGCATAAAGATTGAACTGATATATCACACCTGAGCTAaagacttctgtttcttttttttttttttttaatttattttccttttctttttttctttttgtttggtttgctttgatGTGTAAGTGTGTGTCTGGCTGCATCTAGTGAACAGAGCTGAGACctgttggtttgctttttccaaaaactatttttacaCATGAGCTTTCTTGGGAGGTTCTTTCTATTTATCTgtagagttttctttttctcccttgacATTTCTTCTATCATCTGATAAAACCATCTTACAAGGAAGAAGGAAACTGGTTTTTCTCTCACAATACAGATCAGATATCTGAATTAATAGACTGTGGTGATAATATTTCCATTGAACAGGTCAAAATGGGATGTAGctatatttttaagtttcaagTACTCGTCTGTGAGccacaaagcttttttttttttttttttttttttttttttttttctgttttcaaggtgtttttaattgaagctgaaatgaaatgtggCAATACCCTGATTGCAGCTTTTCTCTCAAGGTCATACTGTAATcctttaacttcattttctttcaggtctTATAGAGTTTCTCTCCCTAGGGAAATACAGAGTTGTTCATTCACTGAGAGAAATAGGGAGgatattgtttaatattttgctttgtttatacAACGCcatttgaaacatttcaggGCTCTGATTAAACTAGAGGAAATGACTTTATAACTAGAGTTTCTAAAGGCAATATATTCTGGGATGTGTACTCCAGACTGCCTCTGCTTCCAACAATTTTGTAAATAACTTTAATATGCCTGTGAATGCCATAGCTGCGTATCAGCAATGTCTAGGGCATTgttcacaggaagaaaatggaagaatgaGAACATTGTGAACATGCtcctgacaaaaagaaaataagaatatatcCTTTTAATGGACAGCTGTTTCTTCGAGGtaaataaacaataaacagAAACCTACTATTGTGATATCTAATAttgtaaaattcctttttaGGTAGAAAACCATGCTGATGCACGAATCTTGGAACACTCATTTAATCTTATTTAAACGAAAACCATATCTGAAGTTTCTAAATTAATTCCTCTCACACTGAAATGTTAGCATAGCTTAGATTAAgacatattaaagaaaattctcaCTTCATTAAGGAGTTATTAATAGATTTGCTGTAACCAGTCATCTTGGAGAAACACAATGTAAGATCTTATCAGCAGAACgtgagtattttaaaaataacagtcaATCTGCAATAAAAGGCACTTGGGATGAAAATGATTACCAATTCAGTACAAAGATTGGTAAATTAATTAGGCTGGGTGGGATTATTCCTCTTAATGTTCctctcactgaaaaataattaatgttgtTGATGTTGCTCTGCAGGATGCAGTAAGGAAAGCTGCtgcccttccttctttccaggTGGTAACAACACAAGCGTTAGCAGCAGGCACACCGACACAGGCATCTCAGGAGATTACATCTGGAGCTGTCTTGACTCCTGGGAGGCTGGTGGCAGTGTCTTGCTGCCATTAGGTAGGTGACAGACCTTTACATCAGCTTGTCAGCCCTGTGAGTGCTGCTGgtagctgcagcagcctgtggcagagctggcCACGATGACTGAGGCCTCCTTTCTGCACTAGCCACCCTTTCCCAGCAGCCAGCTAGCTGCAGCACTTGGTGAGTTTCCGTGGAatagggagggaaggggaaagaatgGAAGAGGCTAAATATATGCAAGACTGCTTATAACCAAGTCCTCACGGTGTGTCAGGGTCTGCCTGTGCTGGCCTTGATTGGGAAGGTCTGGGAGAGTTCCTGTAGTTTACATCATCATGGTTTTGCAAGTTTTAAATGCTACTACACTCTGCTGAATGTTTCATTTCCCACTTAGCCACCCTAGACAAACTTGttgaaacagcagctgaaaacttgtttgtgtttcattggcatgggagggaagagagaatcATTGATGGTATGAGTGCCAATAACACAAAGAGGTTTTCAAGCaacaaaagcagtgaaatgtgACACAGAGGTAAACATCAAAGCCTGAAATGTGAGCAGTAGTGACCTACCTGTTTTTCTCAGAGGCCTTTGAACTGGCCAGGACACTCCAGTCAGAACAAAAAAGGATTCAGacctgtttgtgtttgtttcattttcatactTGGCTTTCTGTTTGAACTGAGATCTATATAACAAGCTAAGCTTAAAATTATTGATTCTGCAAAATATGTTGTATCAAAATATATAACACAAATGAGGTTGGCATGCACAGGCCAGGGCTCTATTGCATTGTATTCAAACCAAAACTCAGAACTCAGGGACCCTGGGATAGACGCTACGtgaattactgaaattaaatcaTCTTCTGGGCATATTCCAAACATTTGACCTGATGAAATGGTTACTGGATAcagtcagaaaatgaaagagaaggcTATAATGAAAccagcttttcagttttaaagcatAGCTGTTGCCACAGCAACCTGTGTAATAGACATGTTTAATCCTAAAATTCAGCATTGAACCTGAACTGACTTCAACTGTAAGCAGGATGCCAGTGCTGGCAAGCCACGTGGCTGACTGAGAAGAATTCAACCCTCCCAGTTGGGATGAAaagtatatatgtacataaacTGGTGATGAAgtttatttattactttgatgccatatactttttctttgaagatattTATTGGGTTTCATAAGCCTAACAAAGATAAGCACAGCATAAATGATATTCTGAAGAAGATACTGGGCTGAGGCAGATATTTCTGAAGACTGTCAGTTTCTGTAAACCCAAGGTTCATGCGCTAGACTGTAGTTTAACATGCCTCTATTTACCAGCCTTTCCAGCATGGTGTCACAAGATAGCTGATCTGTCTCTGCTTTGAGCCCTGAGTCATATCTGTTTTACTTGAGAttgtttttctgctcattttaaTCCTGTCTGCTTCTACCAGAATGGAAAAATGAGATGACACCTGGCCAATTTTTAGGACAAGTAAGAATCGTACTGTTTTTGAGTACAGTGTGTCTCACTGTAGGTTCGTTATTCTTTCTAGACTCTGATTTAAAGCATAAATCTGATAAGTTTTATATGTCATTAAGCAGACCATGAATGTCATTTCAGAgtctgaaacttttttctttttgattcctGCTATGATTTGGAAGGAGCAGAGAAGTTTTAAGGTGGGCAATGCTGTGACTGAATTACTTTATTTGCAGTATGTCATACCTCCGTTCTTTTAGATTGTACTCTTCATGCTTCAGATAATGCACAGACAAGATGGATTAACCCTTAACTTTCCTGCAAAGCATCTGCTGCAAGGGAGAGATCAATGAAGCACAGTCATAGCTGAAGACCTTTACTTTGCAGACCCCATGCTGTGGAAGGGATTGAAATAATAAAGACAATGATTTACACTGTGGCTGTTTGGTTGATGAATTCATCTCTCTTCCACTGTGCGGGCTAAGTCTGTAAACGTGCCGTATGCCAGCAGGGTTCACTGAGGAAAGGCACAACCAGTTCATCTTGCTACTTAATGACAACATATGACAAGAGCTATCCCAAAACCCTGCCCTGATGGTTGGATCCCACCTCAACTCCCTGCTTCTAGTACTGGCACCTGGAGCagcctctcttttctttcatttttctcctattttaaTTCAATCcttaaaaaacaagcacacaTTTTCAGGACCTACCGCCCTGATGGCTGCCTGTAATCATTCTTGATGACAGTGAACTCAGGAAAAAGTTgttcactgagagggtggtcaggcactggaacaggctccccaggaaagTTTTCatagcactgagcctgctggagttcaagaagcgtttggacaatgctttcaGACATAGGGTCagatttttgggtggtcctgcagggagtcagGAGTTGGATCccgatgatccttgtgggtcccttccaattcagaatattctatgactctatgattatataattctatgattctacgaacCACTTCTTATGACTCAGTGTGCAGGGAAATAACTGTAAAGAGATATTATGTTAACTAAAGAGGTAATGAGTTAAAAGACAATGAGTAAACTGAACTTGAGATACGAGAGAACTAAGGGAAGGGTCCAAAACTGAGCCAGGCACTGAGTTAATGACTAAGTAATGTGGACCATGACAGACATggttcctttttccttcttgtttttctttggtggAATAGAACTCGTTATTCTTGTGAATGAAATTACCTGTGAAATCAGAGTGTGCATGCTGTTGCTTGTGGCTCAAACTGGGCTGACTTGGCTGGGAGCAGACTGGGGATGTGAGGTGTGGTGGCACATCGCCTCTGTGCCTGACTGCCCTGTTGCCTTGCTGTGCTGAGGTTAATTTCAGCTGATCTGCCTTGTgctcctgtcctcctcctcactGGAGAGTAGTGTGTGCTGGCCAGAGGGCCTCCTGAGGACTGGACCTCTGCAGGGAAAAGCATGGATGAAATTCCTCCTGGGGAGGCTCTGAGGAAGAGTAGTACGTGTCCAATGTGCTAGCATCCAGGCATAGCAGCCTCAGGGTTCTCTGTTTGGCAGGTCTCCTCAGGTGAAAAGTGGCAGGGTTGACCTAGGACATGTCTCAAAAATTGTGCTGATGGCTGTGCATACGAGCCCTCTCTGATAATGTTGACATCATATTAATGTCTTCTCTAACCTTTCTTTTACCAGTCAACATTCATTATTGCAGAGAACTGCCAAAAATTGAGTCTCTCAGTTATTCTAGTAGCAAATGAAGATGTGATCCCTGCCTAAATTAAATGTAATggagttttccttttaattacaCAACTTTTAATATCCCAGTACCAAcccttttctcagttttaacACATGTGACTCTCTCTTGGTATTTCTAcatctctcttcctttcagtaCCCCTTCCTTTGCAGATACCTTTtcttaggaaaatgttttaggTCAGAACATAGAATCAATATTTTGACTTTAACCCAAATATTTAGATTATagttccatcttttctttttcaactcTTTTCTAAATCCTCTTGAACATTTGAACATTTGTGCTCATGAAATGAACTGATTCGtgactttctttcatttatctAGTAAAATCTCTTATAGTCCCTTTTGGGTTGAATTATTCTATACCCTGGAAGTGACAGCATTGCTTAGGTTGCTTCACAACAGACATTTGCTAATTTTAGGACATGTTAGATAAATTCAAGTTTTTGCATTGATGTGCTGCAAAGAAGTTCTGAAGGGTGGTTCTAAATTACCCTCACCTTGACAGAAGAAGCAGTAATAAAAGTCGCTCAGCAGGTAGTAAGAATTTTGATATTATGTGCTTTGGAAGGTTGTCTTTCAGGTATGTCTCAGTTATCGCAAACTTGCTGAAAAATTAGTTCTATGaatatgtaataaaataataaaagaaaagagacagctATGGAATTTGTTGTTATAGACAGTCTAGCTGATccaatgacattttttaaattaatataaacatGGGACATgaaatacatgtaaaaatataacCATAAATATACCTTCACTCCTAACAGTCTGAACTTCAGATGTTCCCATAATGGTATGGCTTTATATCCAGTCTTGAcctgtcttcttttttaatcaaaaataacTACGAAATTAAGACTCTACCAGTAAGAACTTCTGTTGTGACTATATACTGAACTTAAAATAGGCAATATTTTATCTAAGTAGTATTATAGTTAATCAAAACAGTATCTTAGAGTGAAGTCTGGGAATTGCGAGCACCATACTTTATTATTTGTGTAGCTTTGAGTATTTTTTGTCAATTGAATTTACTATATCCTCACTATTTCTGGTGCACACTGAAGTCCCCTAataacatgaaattatttttacattacttactttttattcattgagcactttaaaaataatcaggagACTGCCTTTAAATTTGAAAGCTATTTAAATAGCAAATATGTAGGGCAATATCCCTTTTACTGAATCAGTTCCATTACTTTGCTTAGGCAGCATAAAATAGTCAGCCTATGGCAGCATTTGTCCAACTGGGAATATCCTTGATGAAAGGGAAATTTCAGCTGGCAAGTATCTTGTTTACCCACCTTCTTTGCTAATCAGTCACACCAGAGCAAGCATAAGAAGCATGGAGGGACAGAAGAGCACAGCTGCACCGTGCTCGTTTGCATTTGCTGTACGGTACCTTGGGGGGAAACTTTACTAATGGAAGTGGGAAAAAGTGATGATAGTCAGGCCTGAAAAATATCACTACAGAagtgtttggtttgtttttggttttaattttgaaaaggtaCCCTCTGAAAGCACAAGTCCTCCCTGGGGTGGTCTGCAGTTGTTCCTCAGGCCACTTCTCAGTGCAGACCTGGCTACTCACTCCAGCCTAGCTCCCTTCTCAAGAGCCCTGGGAGCTGGGACACTGCTTGGGAAGGGAGCCAGGATGGGATAGTCCCACACAGGCACCACAAACACAGCTGAGTGGGGTCCACTGCTGATGAGGCTGGAAGTTTGTGCACCTGGGATGTTTTCCAGCATTCAGTGTAGAGTTCAGAAGCAGGACCAGTTGGTGACTTCATACTGCctgacaaggaaggaaaaaaaaaggctttgggaGAGAGAAGCTGCTCACAGGCAAATGATGCTGGCTAGTCCACCTCTTCTGGTTTCTCAGGATGCCCCAGCAAGGACAGCAACCTGCAGCTTCACGACCAACACTGCTCCCTCTCCTCCACAGCTGCCAGCGTATCAAGCTGTTCCCCCTACCTTCTGTGTTATCTAGGTGCCGTCTAGCACGAAGCACCATCTGGTACTGCATATGATCCATCACATTCACAGCCATCTATTCAAATTAGAAGGCGgtgttttcatttggaagtCATAAAGTTGTGGCCACCTCATATGGAGTAGATTGCTTCTCACTTTTTCCAGTGCCCTAAGCTTCCAGCAGGAGCATTTGTGACATGGAATTACACTGTGGAGTATTAAAATACCTTATCTAATTTTGTTCCCCAAACTGAAGTCGTTAGTCTTAATCTGAAAGATATCTCTTCTCTGCATTCATAGGAGCCAAGAATAGCAGTagcaacaagaagaaaaacttcctGTTCTGATGAACTTTtggagtttttaaaatgtttctccttttaCAGCACACGTCAGAAAATTAAGTATTGCTGATGTCTTCTCCTTGTCCCAAACCCTAGTGCTGGTATATGCACTAGGAATAGCAGGAGCTGTTTCTGAGGCTATTATTCTGAGGATATAAGTTTTTCTTGTAAGCATAGGTATAACTGTATGCCTTCTCACAGACAATCAACTGCCTTCTATCCCAATGTAATGTGTTTACTATATTAAGTACTAGAAATTACTGTCAAAGGAATCCAAAatccagggaagaaaaaagaatgctaTAGAATGTAttgatggaaaacaaatataaaaatatcttacagTGACTGCTAACACATGAACAAAGAGGctataaaataatattcatgGTTGTTCTACCActgttttctcctccagcttGTTTGTAAATACTTGGTTTTATCATTTTGCTCAAGTAACTTTTGCCTGACGTCTGCACCTCCATCTGTGAAACTTCAGTGATGTTATCCAAGGAAAATAGGagcagatggaaaatattttagctcCATACTCACTGAacacaagattaaaaaaaaggccGTGGTGCATTTTTAGTAAAGTAGGTGATTACACACATAGCATTCCTTTTCTGTCTGGGAAGTTATGTAATTTACACAGCAATCTGGACTTCCTTGGTCAGCtggtttcaaaaataaattttaaattctgttgcCACTTAATCTTTTTCTGGGCTATTCAAAGAATCCTTTATAATCAAAATCAACTCTCTGTTCTATTGCATATTAAGACTGTAAATTGTTGCACCTGGAACTGATGATCCCTTGGTTTATTATGCTAGAGGAGTCATATGCAGCTGTTCTTTCCCCAAGTGATTCATTATCACATGTAAGGAATGCATCCTACATTGCACAGTCACTGAATGAGCTTCCTGTTTGCCATTCAACTTTctaacaataatgataataaaaaataaaaaattgttctgtATCAAAATTAGGAGATAGTACCAAAAGATCCCCAAATTATCACGAGAGCACTTTCAGTAAGCAGCTTGTCTGATGCATCATTGGAGTTCCCCCAGCTgtaatatttattacaaatatcTTTGTTCATAGATGaacattctaaaaaaaatgagaaaaagtccTCAGATACTGAAATAGAGGGTGATAAATGTTCTACATATGGCAGAAGAAGTTAAGCCTTCTGCAGGGTATATCTCAACCATTAAAGCTCAGaagatttttgttctgcttccaaAGGCATCCTGTGGGACCTTGCACAAGGTGCTTTATTTCTCCAGAGGAGCAGTCAAAGTGTATTGATTAGACTTGTCAGTTGCTATATTCAGAAGGATGAAGGTTGCCTAATCCAAACGTTTTGTGCTGGTAAAGTAATAGTGCTGTTATATGATGGTTTTAAGATTACCTAAGATTGTACTGCTTCTGAAAAAGGTGGTCAACCCTCTTGATATCCCTGGCTACTCACCCCCattgctgccttcctcctgccaggTGGAAGCTAACCCTGATGAGGAGCAAAACGACTAATTCTAAGCCAGACCTATGAAACGAACTGGTCCACTTAATGTCTGGGATTACTTGGTGCAACACAAAGGAGTTGATGGGAATATGTACACAGAGCATTTGGGAAAAGGCAGGAGTGTGATTTATGGGGCAGGCAGAGTCTAAATCAGCACCAGGTGACTGTGAAACCACATGTTCACATTGGTTAGGATTTGAatatttcttcaattttttatttttttttattttttttgtttaatatcaGCAGAAAAACTAATCTAAGCACAGTAATACCAAAAATAGTAAATTCAGCTGCTAGGTATTATTTTGTTTGGGGAGCAGTTATGACATACATCAGTAAAGGAGCATTTACAATAGAAATGCTTGCAAATACTGCTTTACTAGCAACCTTGTCTTGGCTGCAGTGTGTTTTATTGGGACCCTTATGATCTTTGCTAACTGTTAGGAAAACGTAAAGCTCTGTGTCATAGTTCTctgatgaaacagaaataaacccTCCCCACCTCATGGGAGCTCTGCgaaaattaatgtttcaagTATTTGAAGGTTTGAGATATTGCTGTAATGACTGTCATACAGCACTGCAGTTTCATTTTGTGCTAACCCAGTCTAATTTCAGGCTCAACCTCGTAGTGGTGATTCCTCCTGTCAGTCTCTTCTCTTGCACATTCATCCCATCTTTTTTTGAACCATTGCAGGAACCTGTGCCAGCTCCATCATCAATAGGCACTTCACAAACTGCTGAAGCGACTTCTGCAGTTTCAGGCTCTCAGGTTCCCTCAGGACTTTTGCAGATGTCTCTCTGATCTGCGTATAGCTACGCTTTCTTGTTGCTTATATACCTCCTTCCAAATCTTAGCAATATTAGCATGTCTCTCTGACTGATCATGTGGAAACTTGCTTACCCTTGGATTATGGAAAAACTTGTCTGCATTTTGCAATAGCTTTAAAATGGTTTGACTAAGAAGAGTATGTTACCTTGTT
This genomic window from Cygnus olor isolate bCygOlo1 chromosome 1, bCygOlo1.pri.v2, whole genome shotgun sequence contains:
- the TMEM47 gene encoding transmembrane protein 47 isoform X3; translation: MASSGSGMEEVRVSVLTPLKLVGLVCIFLALCLDLGAVLSPAWVTADHQYYLSLWESCRKPGNLDSWLCESTLHSGCSKESCCPSFFPGGNNTSVSSRHTDTGISGDYIWSCLDSWEAGGSVLLPLVCHTSVLLDCTLHASDNAQTRWINP